The Tripterygium wilfordii isolate XIE 37 chromosome 18, ASM1340144v1, whole genome shotgun sequence nucleotide sequence TCCCAGATGGTCCTTAATTTAAGGCACGGCTTTGAGCTTTCAGAGATGGAGTGAAGATTCATTCAAACATGAAACTTTGACagcatttatttaattatttcgcTTTTGGCATCGCGGGACCCAGCCGCCCAACGGAAGACCTGCACGGGCTATTAGCTCATTGATAGAGGACGTCTCTCATAATTACTGAAAACGTCTTTGATAATTGCATCCTTGTGCCTCGATTGTGAGTGTTCTCAGCCACACGGATAGACAACAAAATCTAATGCTTTTGCATGTTTACAAACTTAAAATTCACCTAACCAGATAGGAATTCACCTAACTATAAGTCTACAACCATAACACTAACAGCTACACTATTTTCAACGTCTTGATCTGTGACTCACTGTAGATTTGCTTTTTGAAGCTGTGCACATCCAAATATCTCTATCAAACTAATTGCTCTCCCATTCCCTTTGCCCCATGAAATCAAATACAAGGAAAATGAAATTTCAGGACAAAGCTACTACTATCTCAAACATTACTTCCTGCAGATTCATCCTCATAGTAATATGGGGAGAGCTTACCATCTTTCTTGCCTGTTTTCACCTTCTTCTCTGCACCTGCTTCTTGTAACATTTTCACAACCCTTCGCATTGAAGGCCGATTAATAGGTAGAGAGTTTGTGCAACAGAGGGCAATGTCGAGAACCCGGCATATAAATTCTTTGTAACTGGAATCGAGATTAGGATCGATAACATGATCAATCCCTTTTTGGTCCAGGGTAGTGTAAACCCATTTCACCAAGTCTTTCTCCCCAAACTCCGGATCTATGGGGCGTCTACCGGTTACCAACTCAAGCATCACAACACCGAAACTATAGATGTCGCTTTTCTCATTCACCTTAAGCGTGTAGGCATATTCTGCATTAGTGTAAGGCAAATGAATTAGACACCAAATACGGATGTTCAAGAACAATGTCACAGGGATGACAATGCATAGACTAATTCTCACATTAATCAGAGCCTTAACTGATAAGTAAAGCAGGCTAAGAAGCATAATGATTCTTAAGGAAAGGAACTGATAAAAGTACATATTTGATCATGTCACATTATTATCAAACTAGAACAAGCAATTTTAGACTATTAAGCAATGTTAGAAGTGAAGTAACAAACCTGGGGCAATGTAACCACAAGAACCAGCAATCACAGACATGGATTCTGCTCCTTTACCAACTCCGACGACAACTTTAGTGACCCCAAAATCTGCAATCCTAGCACTAAACTCTGCATCCAACAATATATTGTTCGACTTCACGTCCCTGTGAACAAGTGGAGGAACACAATCATGGTGCAAATAAGATAAACCTTCAGCTGCATCCAGAGCTATTTTATACCTTTTAGGCCATCCCAACAAGCCTTCCTTGCTGCTATGCAACAAATCCCCCAAGCTCCCATTTGGCATATATTCATAGACCAGAAGCTTGCTAACCCCAGTGTTGCAACAACACCACAGTCTAACAATATTCTTGTGCCGAATCTTCCCCAATGTTTCAACTTCAACTTCGTATTCGTCTTTCTGAGAATTGGCGCTGGCACCGTCTTTTTTAGTCCCTCCACAAAGTTTCTTCACTGCAACGGTCTCACCATTACTGAGAACAACTTTGTACACTTTCCCGGAACCTCCACTTCCGATCACATTATCTTCCTTAAGTGAATCAACAATCTCAAATTCACCAAAGCTAATTTTGTGAAATGACCTCCACTTCGATATAGCAATTCCTTGTTTCACCTCTTTAATACTCCTGTACTTGATGAAAAACCAAACAACCGCAATAATAAATACTACTCCAGCAAGTATGATCGATCGAAGAATCCACATATTGAGCTTGTTCTTAGATTCACCAATATGAGGACAAAGACCAGCCAAGTCACCACACAAGCCTGGATTCCCCACAAAACTATTCCTGTAAATTTCGTTGGCATACAGAGGAGGCAACTCTCCGGAAAGCCTATTGTTCGACAAGTTCAACAAATTGAGCTTCAAATTCTGTAATTCAAGTGGGATATTCCCAGAGAAGTCATTCTCCGAAAGATCAAGATAATTAAGCACTGGCAAGCTCCCTATTTCACTTGAGATACTACCAGAAAGCTTATTATTTGCCAAATTAAGCTCATTGAGAGACTTCCAATCTTGAATTCCAACAGGAGCTTCACCATTCAATTCATTATGACTAAGATCAAGCCTGCTCAACTGGCTCAACTTTACAAAACTCTCCGGAATTGGACCTGTAAGCATGTTACCACTAGCAGAGAATTCCACCAGAGTGCTCAAGAGTCCAATCTCTTCTGGTATAGACCCATTAAACTGATTCCTTGAAATCAATAAGAGTGAGAGATTACTAGCATGAGAGATCATCTTAGACACCTCTCCAGTTAACAAATTATCAGAAAGCTCAAACAAATACACGTGTGGGAGTCCCCAGAACATGTCAGGGACTGTGCCGGATAGCCGGTTGTTCCTCAGCCGGACACGGCCTAAACTCCCACATTTACCCAGACTTTCTGGGATATTCCCAGAAAACGAATTGTAGATCAAGACTAGCTCCTCTAAGCTTCCTTTGGCACACAAGTGGTTCGGTATTTCCCCATACAATTGATTGGAAGCCAAGTCCAGCGACGTCAACTCCGAGTTGTTCCCCAGTTGACTCGGTATTCGTCCACTGAGTTTGTTGTTGAACAGTTTGAGCTGGTACAAATTTGATGAGTTGGCTATGCTCTCAGGTATAGCACCTTCAAGTCGGTTTTGAAAAAGGTTCAGCGACCCTAACGGTAACTCGCATAACTCGTTCGGAATTGTACCGTTCAACCTGTTCGAAGACGCGTCAAATCTCCTCAACGTCGTCAAATTACCCAGCGATGGAGGTATCTCACCTGATAAATTGTTGTGATAGAGCTCAATCTGGACTATACTCTTCATCCCAGATAGTGTTCCTGGAATTGACCCAGTGAGTCGGTTCCATGACACGTCTAGGTTTGTCAGCCGAGTTAAACGACCTAAGCTCTCCGGGATTAAACCCACGAGGTTACAGTAAGGGAGCCAGAAAATCTCGAGACTCGTGAGGTTGCCGAATTCACTCGGTATTTGAATCGGCGTGTACGGGTTATAAGCTAGTAAGAGATCACGAAGAGTAGAAATGTTGCCTAGCGAACTGGGTATTGTTCCATTGAGTAAATTACCCGCGACGGATAGCGACTCCAGTCGCCGGAACTGACCAAAACTCGACGGGATGTCACCGGAGAAGTTGTTTCCCGCCAAATCAAGCACTCTGAGATTCTGCAACGAAGACAGAGATTCCGGGATATTGCCAACAAGAAAATTATCCGACAGGATCAACTCCTGAAGATTCTGACACCCGTCGATATCGACAATGAGGGATGAATTGATTTCGTTACCGGCAAAATTGACGGATGAGAGAGAAGGGAGGCGGCAGAGGAAAGCAGGGAAGGGACCCGAGAGCCCTGAGTTGGAAAGATCGACCGAGACGACGCGGCGAGTTGTGTTGTCGCAGGTGATGCCAAACCAATTACAAGGAGTCTCGTCTCGTTCTTTCCATGAAGAGAGTGACTGGGTTGGATCGGAAAGGCCCTGTTTCACTTGTTGAAGATACAAACCCTCTTGGTTTAAACAGCGACCAGAGAAAGGCAGAGAAAACAAGTGaagcagaagaaaaagaagcattTTGTTTGGGTTCGTGAAAGGGAATGGATTTGTGGGTCGTGTTCGGGTTTCTtaaagcaattctaaagcatcagatTCTGGGTTTTGAGAGCATAATTGGATGATGTGATAGACGAAGTGGCAGATTGAAGCTCTGTAGTTCAAAAGCAGGATACTCTGTGAGTCAATGGGAGTCAGCTCAGAGTTAGTGTATACAGAGATGGAATGTTGAAGATTCTGATACTGAGAGAGTAGATCTTGATCAAATCCAATTTCATCGTCCCCTGCAGTAAAAAATTCACTCACGAGAATGTGCAATGGCTAATGGATGCCTAATCTACAGAACAAGGTTCAAAACTTCGACACCCAAGTCTCTGCGTCTTGTCACTTTGTCAGGGTAAATGTTAAATGGGCTTTTCAGGCCTATCACCAGTGCAATGCAAGAAGCCCAGAGTCTTTGAGAGATTAGACTTTAAATGACTTAATTTTTGAAACGGAAGGGAGATTCGAACCCTAATCATCAAGGTAATACACATCATTCGTATCATTCTAACTAGTAGCTTGAATGTTTAAATGACTTAATTGGATTGTTACTTGTTAGttatataaaagaaattagGCAAATGTGTAGAATTGGGTACAATGGAATGATGATTCAGGTTGGAAGCATGGAAATCTTTGTCCTTCAGCATATGATGTAAACAGGGTTTTCTGATGACCTATAATGTCCTCCAGCATATGATATAACAGTTGATTCCCATTACCAATAGTGCTTGAAACCAATCAAGAATGATGGATTCATGCATATAGGGACTAAGTAAACATAATATAGCACGTGAATTTGACAAAAGCTTTTCAAAATTGGGGTTGCACCTTTCTAGCTTGATTTTAGTTGGAATACGTAACATCGATGATCAAGGCTTATGAAATTTTAATCGTGGTGGTCTGGGCTTCAATTTGATGGATCATTTATCAAAAACCATGGTCGACcagaatgagagaaaaacaagaCGAAGGAAAGAGACGGGATGAAGGAGACAAAACATAATTTCATCTCAGCCGCTGGATCTGATAAAGATTggtaaattaacaaaaaaaaaaaatgtgttttcCGGATAAGATTTATATATACTCACAcatatatgcatgtatgtatatgtgtgtgtgtttattttAAGTATATAACAGCTCAAATTGATGAGCTAATGGCATGCGTGGTTTAGGTTATTCTTTTTCACtatgtttttctttcattttcagaTAGTATTAAACAATGTCACAAGTAGGTGTTGGTTTGCGTTTGTTGGGTTCTCTAGATATCGCTATAAATGTAACATATATGCAAATACAATCTAGTGGTAGCTAGATATCACCAAATTAATAATGCCATGCCGGCCAACACGTACTAAATTAAAGCGATCCTCAATACTctttgatttaatttaataatttgtgACCTAATCAATGTTGCTCTCgagttgagaaattttgaaCCATCAAAAgaaaccattgtactctttttagtattcttaaatgtctaacttgttagtttaactCCGTTAATCATTTTCGTACCAAAATGATTCCAAAagaatgtatgtatatgttttcAAAAAGTTTGATACTACTTGGAAAGCGTGTCCTTCATTGTAtccaaaaatattaattgaaaatgATTTATATTAGTGCGTACAAGAATATAGAAATTACAAATGAAACTTGCAACAATGTAATGATGATCGTAGATGAATTGAGGCACGGGCCTCTGGAAAGAGAAGTTTCGAATCTGAATAGCCTAGTTGTTAAGCAAGTAACAAATCTCTAACATGCAAATTGTGCCATTGTgggaacaaaaaaagaaaatttgtgggAATATATTTGGTAGAATTTAGTGAAGAATAATAGGAATAAGTAGCACGACTTGTTTTGGATTAGGATTAGGAATTAGGACTTAGGAccaaggaatatatatatatcgaacaAAATACTACTAGCCCACTAGCTTTAAGCCTTTAACATAGTCCACGATGGGCTTAAAACATTCCGGACAATATACGAGGGCCCAATGAACTTGGGCCTCTTTAGATGTAATTGTAAAGCATCCAGAACATCTGTTGGGCCCTAAATCAAGCCTAGTTGGGCATTCATTCATTGCCCCATTTTCAGTTACCTTGGTAAGTGAAATGGCTGCGGTTGAACGAATCCAACTGATTTTCCAAGTTTAACTAGTTTCATTCGCAACCTGCAACTCAATAACAGCCATTCAAAACCTTAACGAAACTCCTTTTTAAACCAATATTAGCTATCAATTAACAGCATTTACCAACCCACTTTCATAACTGTTCTTTGTAGAAACATTAAAATGACTCCTATTATATTCACAAACACCTCAACACTTGAGTTTCTGTTCGGTTTTCTGTTTCGGTTtctcgagaaaaaaaaaagtaacaagtCCCCATCTTTTTAATTTCACTCTTAACACCCATCAGAAGAAAACACATTTTGATCATCTGAAGAATCAAATATTTTCTGGGTCATGGACATCAAGATTGAAGATGAAACagcacaacaacaacaacccCTTTTAGAAGACAAAAACACAAAGCCTCCTCCCAAGAAACCAAAAACACCAACACAAAAGGCAGTAAGGAAAACCTTCAAAGGAACAACACAATTGTCTAAGCTTCTCCCAACAGGTTCTGTCCTAACATTCCAAATTCTATCTCCTGTTCTAACCCACCAAGGCCATTGTCCCACCACCACAAGCCAATCATTAACTCTAGCCCTTCTAGCTCTCTCTGGCCTGGCTTGCTTCCTCCTCTGCTTCACCGATAGTTGCCGGGACGAAAACGGGAAGATTCGCCATGGAGTCGCAACATTTAAAGGCTTGTGGGTTCTCGATGGATCGGTGAAACTGTCAGAAGAAGAGGCTGAGAAGTATAAACTGAGATTCATTGATTTCTTTCATGCTGTATTGTCTTTATTGGTGTTCTTTGCAGTTGCTCTGTTTGATAAGAACATTGTGAAATGCTTTTGTCCAACGCCATCAGAGGAGACCAAGGAGTTGATTGTGGGGTTGCCTTTCTGGATTGGTGTGGTTTGTAGCATATTGTTTGTTGCTTTTCCAACCAAGAGACATGGCATTGGCTCCCCACTTTCACGCAAATAAGAATTTCCATGTCTCGTCTCTTCCTTTCACTGATTATCAAGTCAATGAATTTTTACATCCATTGATTTGTCAAAGCAATTATTTCTTTGAATTTAGTCTCATTCTGATGTGAGTTTTCTACAAATTGATGAAAAGCTATCACAGTCAACATCCAATTTGTTTAATTGAACAAAGAAGAAGACTAGAAACAACACATATTTGTGGAGTAGGTTACATGATTTAACTACCATGAATGGGCCTTTATTGTTTAGCTTTTAGTCTCTGATAAATCAATTCCATTTATCGGTTCACTTTGAATGCATTAGATTCACACGCGATGTTGGATTTAGTTCTTGGCATTGAGGTCAATATAGCCAAGTATTTCTTCAAGAAAATCAGTTGTTTGACTATTTAATACAAACACATAGGATAATTCCATAGTGAATTGCATTATCTGAAAGGCATTTCCTTATCCACCACTAACCTAATCAATTCAAAAGCCCACTATGTCTATCTATGACTATGATGATGCACAACTTGCCAGGAAATTGAGCTCATCATGCATTTATGTGTTGTATTGTCATCATATattgttttctctgtttttttttttcaccaaaaGAATGAAGTAAATATATAGGGAATTGTATAGTGCGTTCAAAAAATAAGCAATCCAAACAAGTAGTAGTAGTCATAGTCAAGGTTTATGACACAATGGAGAGGAACTCTTCAAGAAAGGCTTCTCTTGTTCTCCCCTTTTGGATTGAATTTTCAAGTGAAAGACTTCACAtttcaaaattattaattactCAAGCCCAACTTGCCATTTTTTGTCAACACAAAATactataatttgaagaaaatgagaagTAGAAAAAGAAAGTGAGAAAGATTTGGGTCCAATTTACGCTCTCAGACTAAGACCAGTGCGATCTTGTCTTTCAAAAGACTTGGCCTAAAATCAGGGTTGTTTTGTCCTTCAAATTTTTAGATCACAACCCACGTGAGACTTTTTGTAAGTCTCAAGTCTTAACATCAAATTAAGGAAAATAAGAACTTAAAAGTAGATAAATGTTGAAGAGAGGGCCCCGGTTGTTCCAATCTTTGCTAGAAAAATAGTGGGCATGCACCCACTCGCTTTTTACAAGACATTGGCACTCACTCTCGGTTTTCTTGTTTGGTATGATTCAACACCAAACCAAACATGATAAATTCTAAAGTGAAATAGTATAAGAGCACTATTTAATTGTTAATCCTCAAAAGAATGGATTTATTCctacatatattttaaataaaatattgatAGTCAATAATAATGTAAAACCGAAGGTAAAATCAAtattgaaagaaagaaattataaaataataataaagacgCAACGATATTCATGGTTTGACAATTTGTCTAGTCCACAGAATGTCTGATATTTTATTCTCAAATGTCTGAGTAATACATGCATTTATAGTGCGTCGGA carries:
- the LOC119984719 gene encoding receptor-like protein kinase HSL1 isoform X2; translated protein: MLLFLLLHLFSLPFSGRCLNQEGLYLQQVKQGLSDPTQSLSSWKERDETPCNWFGITCDNTTRRVVSVDLSNSGLSGPFPAFLCRLPSLSSVNFAGNEINSSLIVDIDGCQNLQELILSDNFLVGNIPESLSSLQNLRVLDLAGNNFSGDIPSSFGQFRRLESLSVAGNLLNGTIPSSLGNISTLRDLLLAYNPYTPIQIPSEFGNLTSLEIFWLPYCNLVGLIPESLGRLTRLTNLDVSWNRLTGSIPGTLSGMKSIVQIELYHNNLSGEIPPSLGNLTTLRRFDASSNRLNGTIPNELCELPLGSLNLFQNRLEGAIPESIANSSNLYQLKLFNNKLSGRIPSQLGNNSELTSLDLASNQLYGEIPNHLCAKGSLEELVLIYNSFSGNIPESLGKCGSLGRVRLRNNRLSGTVPDMFWGLPHVYLFELSDNLLTGEVSKMISHASNLSLLLISRNQFNGSIPEEIGLLSTLVEFSASGNMLTGPIPESFVKLSQLSRLDLSHNELNGEAPVGIQDWKSLNELNLANNKLSGSISSEIGSLPVLNYLDLSENDFSGNIPLELQNLKLNLLNLSNNRLSGELPPLYANEIYRNSFVGNPGLCGDLAGLCPHIGESKNKLNMWILRSIILAGVVFIIAVVWFFIKYRSIKEVKQGIAISKWRSFHKISFGEFEIVDSLKEDNVIGSGGSGKVYKVVLSNGETVAVKKLCGGTKKDGASANSQKDEYEVEVETLGKIRHKNIVRLWCCCNTGVSKLLVYEYMPNGSLGDLLHSSKEGLLGWPKRYKIALDAAEGLSYLHHDCVPPLVHRDVKSNNILLDAEFSARIADFGVTKVVVGVGKGAESMSVIAGSCGYIAPEYAYTLKVNEKSDIYSFGVVMLELVTGRRPIDPEFGEKDLVKWVYTTLDQKGIDHVIDPNLDSSYKEFICRVLDIALCCTNSLPINRPSMRRVVKMLQEAGAEKKVKTGKKDGQREWESN
- the LOC119984719 gene encoding receptor-like protein kinase HSL1 isoform X1, producing MLLFLLLHLFSLPFSGRCLNQEGLYLQQVKQGLSDPTQSLSSWKERDETPCNWFGITCDNTTRRVVSVDLSNSGLSGPFPAFLCRLPSLSSVNFAGNEINSSLIVDIDGCQNLQELILSDNFLVGNIPESLSSLQNLRVLDLAGNNFSGDIPSSFGQFRRLESLSVAGNLLNGTIPSSLGNISTLRDLLLAYNPYTPIQIPSEFGNLTSLEIFWLPYCNLVGLIPESLGRLTRLTNLDVSWNRLTGSIPGTLSGMKSIVQIELYHNNLSGEIPPSLGNLTTLRRFDASSNRLNGTIPNELCELPLGSLNLFQNRLEGAIPESIANSSNLYQLKLFNNKLSGRIPSQLGNNSELTSLDLASNQLYGEIPNHLCAKGSLEELVLIYNSFSGNIPESLGKCGSLGRVRLRNNRLSGTVPDMFWGLPHVYLFELSDNLLTGEVSKMISHASNLSLLLISRNQFNGSIPEEIGLLSTLVEFSASGNMLTGPIPESFVKLSQLSRLDLSHNELNGEAPVGIQDWKSLNELNLANNKLSGSISSEIGSLPVLNYLDLSENDFSGNIPLELQNLKLNLLNLSNNRLSGELPPLYANEIYRNSFVGNPGLCGDLAGLCPHIGESKNKLNMWILRSIILAGVVFIIAVVWFFIKYRSIKEVKQGIAISKWRSFHKISFGEFEIVDSLKEDNVIGSGGSGKVYKVVLSNGETVAVKKLCGGTKKDGASANSQKDEYEVEVETLGKIRHKNIVRLWCCCNTGVSKLLVYEYMPNGSLGDLLHSSKEGLLGWPKRYKIALDAAEGLSYLHHDCVPPLVHRDVKSNNILLDAEFSARIADFGVTKVVVGVGKGAESMSVIAGSCGYIAPEYAYTLKVNEKSDIYSFGVVMLELVTGRRPIDPEFGEKDLVKWVYTTLDQKGIDHVIDPNLDSSYKEFICRVLDIALCCTNSLPINRPSMRRVVKMLQEAGAEKKVKTGKKDGKLSPYYYEDESAGSNV
- the LOC119984720 gene encoding protein DMP7, which translates into the protein MDIKIEDETAQQQQPLLEDKNTKPPPKKPKTPTQKAVRKTFKGTTQLSKLLPTGSVLTFQILSPVLTHQGHCPTTTSQSLTLALLALSGLACFLLCFTDSCRDENGKIRHGVATFKGLWVLDGSVKLSEEEAEKYKLRFIDFFHAVLSLLVFFAVALFDKNIVKCFCPTPSEETKELIVGLPFWIGVVCSILFVAFPTKRHGIGSPLSRK